The Myxococcota bacterium genome has a segment encoding these proteins:
- a CDS encoding CBS domain-containing protein has protein sequence MSATHATHVPHAHPSHAPRVPTAADIMRRTLVTLTPEMPIFDAVRTLLKHEISGAPVVDADGRIVGICSELDCLRILASGEFYADDHREEGVVADYMSTRFTSVGPQEDIYSLAHVFLTRSLRRLPVMEDDRLLGQLSRRDVLRAMEELGARRARRRRYPDYREPAGDVGPRRAP, from the coding sequence ATGAGCGCAACCCACGCGACCCACGTCCCGCACGCGCACCCGAGCCACGCCCCGCGCGTGCCCACGGCGGCCGACATCATGCGCCGCACGCTCGTCACGCTGACGCCGGAGATGCCGATCTTCGACGCCGTCCGGACGCTCCTCAAGCACGAGATCTCGGGCGCGCCCGTCGTCGACGCCGACGGCCGCATCGTCGGCATCTGCTCGGAGCTCGACTGCCTGCGCATCCTCGCGTCGGGCGAGTTCTATGCGGACGACCATCGCGAGGAGGGCGTCGTCGCCGACTACATGAGCACGCGTTTCACGTCGGTCGGGCCGCAGGAGGACATCTACTCGCTCGCCCACGTCTTCCTGACGCGCTCGCTGCGCCGCCTGCCCGTGATGGAAGACGACCGTCTGCTCGGGCAGCTGAGCCGACGCGACGTGCTGCGCGCGATGGAGGAGCTCGGAGCGCGGCGCGCGCGGCGGCGGCGCTACCCCGACTATCGCGAGCCGGCGGGCGACGTCGGGCCGCGGCGCGCGCCCTAG
- a CDS encoding lysophospholipid acyltransferase family protein, with product MSLRDRVVGALAHAVLRVFFRRVEVVGGEHVPPRGPVVFVGNHGNALVDPFAAIAFLPRVPRFLAKSTLWRNPAVRPLLALAGSIPVYRAQDGTDTSRNEATFARCFEVLEQGGAIALFPEGISHDEPALQPLKTGAARIALGAARRPRSRAVAVVPVGLTFEDKPRFRSRVLVRVGPPIDLAPFVARADADERDAVRALTDAIREALAGVVLEYASWDDARLVDAAVDVFARTSDAAAMPGRGGLGERFSLRQRFGAAYERLRAREPARVDAVRAEVERYLARLERLGVRDDQLMARYPRREVLRYLRGRVPWLPLWLPVAGIGLVLNYVPYRAAGLVANLVRDTPDQPATFKLLGGFFLFPVAWGALAWWASRFGAAAALYAFALAPATGWAALLFHERTESLGREVRAFLMLRVRADEARRLRAMRAGIERDIAQLGVLDHEAGLAGAAGGAGAGAPAATEEAGRA from the coding sequence ATGAGCCTGCGCGACCGGGTCGTCGGCGCGCTCGCACACGCGGTGCTCCGCGTCTTCTTCCGTCGCGTCGAGGTCGTGGGCGGCGAGCACGTGCCGCCGCGCGGGCCGGTCGTCTTCGTCGGCAACCACGGCAACGCGCTCGTCGATCCGTTCGCGGCGATCGCCTTCCTGCCGCGCGTGCCGCGCTTCCTCGCCAAGTCGACGCTCTGGCGCAACCCCGCCGTCCGGCCGCTGCTCGCGCTCGCGGGCTCGATCCCCGTCTACCGCGCGCAGGACGGCACGGACACGAGCCGCAACGAGGCGACCTTCGCGCGCTGCTTCGAGGTGCTCGAGCAGGGCGGCGCGATCGCGCTCTTTCCGGAGGGCATCAGCCACGACGAGCCGGCGCTCCAGCCGCTCAAGACGGGCGCCGCGCGCATCGCGCTCGGCGCCGCGCGCCGGCCGCGCTCGCGCGCGGTCGCCGTCGTCCCCGTCGGGCTCACCTTCGAGGACAAGCCGCGCTTCCGCTCGCGCGTGCTCGTGCGCGTCGGGCCGCCGATCGACCTCGCGCCCTTCGTCGCGCGCGCGGACGCCGACGAGCGCGACGCCGTCCGCGCGCTCACGGACGCGATTCGCGAGGCCCTCGCCGGCGTCGTGCTCGAGTACGCCTCGTGGGACGACGCGCGGCTCGTCGACGCGGCGGTCGACGTCTTCGCGCGCACGAGCGACGCGGCCGCGATGCCGGGGCGCGGCGGGCTCGGCGAGCGCTTCTCGCTGCGGCAGCGCTTCGGCGCGGCCTACGAGCGGCTGCGCGCCCGCGAGCCCGCGCGCGTCGACGCCGTGCGCGCGGAGGTCGAGCGCTATCTCGCGCGGCTCGAGCGGCTCGGCGTGCGCGACGACCAGCTGATGGCGCGCTACCCGCGCCGCGAGGTGCTCCGCTACCTGCGCGGGCGCGTGCCGTGGCTACCGCTGTGGCTGCCCGTCGCCGGGATCGGCCTCGTGCTCAACTACGTGCCCTACCGCGCGGCCGGCCTCGTCGCGAACCTCGTGCGCGACACGCCCGACCAGCCGGCGACCTTCAAGCTGCTCGGCGGCTTCTTCCTGTTCCCGGTCGCGTGGGGCGCGCTCGCGTGGTGGGCGTCGCGCTTCGGCGCGGCCGCCGCGCTCTACGCCTTCGCGCTCGCGCCCGCGACCGGCTGGGCCGCGCTGCTCTTCCACGAGCGCACGGAGAGCCTCGGGCGCGAGGTGCGCGCGTTCCTGATGCTGCGCGTGCGCGCCGACGAGGCGCGACGGCTGCGCGCGATGCGGGCCGGGATCGAGCGCGACATCGCGCAGCTCGGCGTGCTCGACCACGAGGCCGGGCTCGCGGGCGCGGCGGGCGGAGCCGGCGCGGGGGCGCCCGCGGCGACCGAGGAGGCCGGCCGAGCCTGA
- a CDS encoding VOC family protein, whose product MRSNFCFDFVILVADHDANVRKYRELLGIEPIELAPESLPSADTRCTVFPLWNEGDRGMVLSLVTPGDPDSAQGRQLARRGEGLALFGIDVDDVDALVAQGRRAGVEFASDEPLPYDYGRMVFARPATTNGIPFFFSTHREGWWRKTLDGGRG is encoded by the coding sequence GTGCGATCCAACTTCTGCTTCGACTTCGTGATCCTCGTCGCCGATCACGACGCCAACGTCCGCAAGTACCGCGAGCTGCTCGGCATCGAGCCGATCGAGCTCGCGCCCGAGAGCCTTCCTTCGGCCGACACGCGCTGCACGGTGTTCCCGCTCTGGAACGAGGGCGACCGCGGCATGGTGCTGAGCCTCGTGACGCCGGGCGACCCGGACAGCGCCCAGGGGCGGCAGCTCGCGCGGCGGGGCGAGGGGCTCGCGCTCTTCGGCATCGACGTGGACGACGTCGACGCGCTCGTCGCGCAGGGGCGCCGCGCCGGCGTCGAGTTCGCGAGCGACGAGCCCCTCCCCTACGACTACGGACGCATGGTCTTCGCGCGGCCCGCGACGACGAACGGCATCCCGTTCTTCTTCTCCACGCACCGCGAGGGCTGGTGGCGCAAGACGCTGGACGGCGGCCGCGGCTGA